The following are from one region of the Pocillopora verrucosa isolate sample1 chromosome 3, ASM3666991v2, whole genome shotgun sequence genome:
- the LOC131794336 gene encoding uncharacterized protein produces the protein MFCGVIIHRLSLALCCLALFQVTVFASNEPEDKTFEPGENITLVCGNGSLSSSTFLKWTKDENILFNTTSHNISLVLSNLTKEDAGLYICTANNSKVLKKIQLVSPSDVQEETEQPPEEQDDGLSNVDYIAIALALGLTVFIIVFMAVFLYRAKRRRKNEYNKRRWRVNVNGNQNVAVEEENVRKPGYPINDFQVRMAPKGPRKSSRQNNRPAEYHWLETLGRDEQPDGNANAPGRPMYQYTAYV, from the exons ATGTTTTGTGGGGTTATAATCCATCGACTTTCATTGGCTTTGTGTTGTTTGGCGCTGTTTCAAGTTACAGTATTTGCTTCAAACG aGCCAGAGGACAAGACATTTGAACCGGGAGAAAATATCACCCTTGTTTGTGGTAACGGAAGCCTGTCCTCCTCCACTTTTTTAAAATGGACCAAggacgaaaacattttatttaacaCTACCTCTCACAATATAAGTTTAGTCCTTTCTAACCTCACGAAAGAAGATGCTGGATTGTACATTTGCACAGCAAATAATTCAAAGGTATTGAAGAAAATTCAACTCGTCTCCCCATCAGATG TTCAAGAAGAAACAGAACAGCCGCCAGAGGAACAAGACGATGGACTCAGTAATGTTGACTACATCGCCATCGCTCTCGCACTTGGCTTGACagtttttatcattgtttttatgGCGGTATTCCTTTACCGGGCAAAAAGACGCCGAAAGAATGAATACAACAAAAGACGATGGAGAGTCAATGTCAACGGAAAT CAAAACGTGGCTGTTGAAGAGGAAAACGTGAGAAAACCCGGTTATCCAATAAATGATTTCCAGGTGAGAATGGCTCCCAAAGGACCCCGTAAATCTTCACGGCAGAACAACAGACCAGCGGAATATCACTGGCTGGAGACTTTAGGAAGGGACGAACAGCCTGATGGGAACGCCAACGCACCTGGGCGACCTATGTACCAGTACACTGCATACGTGTAA